AGGAATAAAAACAAATGGGGCAATGGCCTCATGAAAGAATTGCAAAAAAGGGGAATTAGGATTTATCCTGTTAATCCATTTGCCGATGAACTGGAAGGAGAGAAATGTTATCACGATGTTAAATCGTTGCCGGCAGAAGTAGAATCCCTGATTATTGCAACAAAACCCGGGGATACAGAAGATTTGGTCAGACAGTGTAAGGATTCAGGAATCAAAAGGGTATGGATGCAGAAAGGAGCCGGAAAAGGCTCTGCTTCAGAGGAGGCCATCCGGTTTTGCAGGGAAAACAACATCCCTTATGTTTACGGTTTTTGCCC
This portion of the Sphingobacteriales bacterium genome encodes:
- a CDS encoding CoA-binding protein, coding for MKKIIDEFLEQKHIAIAGVSRNKNKWGNGLMKELQKRGIRIYPVNPFADELEGEKCYHDVKSLPAEVESLIIATKPGDTEDLVRQCKDSGIKRVWMQKGAGKGSASEEAIRFCRENNIPYVYGFCPMMFFGSGMHSFHFWLRKTFGKMPPEFSV